The following proteins come from a genomic window of Nothobranchius furzeri strain GRZ-AD chromosome 1, NfurGRZ-RIMD1, whole genome shotgun sequence:
- the LOC129162947 gene encoding uncharacterized protein isoform X3 — translation MEKTLRDEDISKCKDDPLTQPHLRTFPVTLIEDRRRSFQPSWTRPAVQLLTRISKGRIGNVSNQRRRCFRTFQKHDGRWSYSQRIRWCSVELGRVVFGCDADVTWTPPVSTTSVDTGSQQPLNSVWSLLQYPFERRTMVEKLNVKELGPDQPDVKISQQEKERDKAWMSQELQT, via the exons atggaaaagacgctaagagacgaag atatcagcaagtgtaAGGATGACCCACTTACTCAGCctcatttgaggacatttccagtgacattaatagaagacagaagacgcagctttcagccaagctg gacgagaccagctgtccaattgctgacaagaatatcaaagggtaggattgggaatgtatccaatcagcgtcgacgttgtttcagaacgtttcagaagcatgatgggcgatggagctacagccaaaggattcgttggtgttcggtagaactcggcagagtcgtttttggttgtgacgcagatgtaacatggacgccgccggtgagtACAACCAgcgtggataccggatctcagcagcctctgaattcagtttggtctcttcttcagtatccgttcgagaggagaactatggtggaaaaacttaatgtcaaagagcttggaccagatcagcccgacgtaaagataagccagcaggagaaggagagag ataaggcatggatgagtcaggagttacagacatga
- the LOC129162947 gene encoding uncharacterized protein isoform X1, with translation MEKTLRDEDISKCKDDPLTQPHLRTFPVTLIEDRRRSFQPSWTRPAVQLLTRISKGRIGNVSNQRRRCFRTFQKHDGRWSYSQRIRWCSVELGRVVFGCDADVTWTPPVSTTSVDTGSQQPLNSVWSLLQYPFERRTMVEKLNVKELGPDQPDVKISQQEKERGKLYTRGFSQNWYTRKAWLAGCNHANALFCFPCLLFKTAGTDKAWMSQELQT, from the exons atggaaaagacgctaagagacgaag atatcagcaagtgtaAGGATGACCCACTTACTCAGCctcatttgaggacatttccagtgacattaatagaagacagaagacgcagctttcagccaagctg gacgagaccagctgtccaattgctgacaagaatatcaaagggtaggattgggaatgtatccaatcagcgtcgacgttgtttcagaacgtttcagaagcatgatgggcgatggagctacagccaaaggattcgttggtgttcggtagaactcggcagagtcgtttttggttgtgacgcagatgtaacatggacgccgccggtgagtACAACCAgcgtggataccggatctcagcagcctctgaattcagtttggtctcttcttcagtatccgttcgagaggagaactatggtggaaaaacttaatgtcaaagagcttggaccagatcagcccgacgtaaagataagccagcaggagaaggagagaggtaaactgtacacacgaggcttctcccaaaattggtacaccaggaaggcttggctagctggatgcaatcatgctaatgcgttattttgctttccgtgtttgttattcaaaacggctgggacagataaggcatggatgagtcaggagttacagacatga
- the LOC129162947 gene encoding uncharacterized protein isoform X2 yields MEKTLRDEDISKCKDDPLTQPHLRTFPVTLIEDRRRSFQPSWTRPAVQLLTRISKGRIGNVSNQRRRCFRTFQKHDGRWSYSQRIRWCSVELGRVVFGCDADVTWTPPYPFERRTMVEKLNVKELGPDQPDVKISQQEKERGKLYTRGFSQNWYTRKAWLAGCNHANALFCFPCLLFKTAGTDKAWMSQELQT; encoded by the exons atggaaaagacgctaagagacgaag atatcagcaagtgtaAGGATGACCCACTTACTCAGCctcatttgaggacatttccagtgacattaatagaagacagaagacgcagctttcagccaagctg gacgagaccagctgtccaattgctgacaagaatatcaaagggtaggattgggaatgtatccaatcagcgtcgacgttgtttcagaacgtttcagaagcatgatgggcgatggagctacagccaaaggattcgttggtgttcggtagaactcggcagagtcgtttttggttgtgacgcagatgtaacatggacgccgccg tatccgttcgagaggagaactatggtggaaaaacttaatgtcaaagagcttggaccagatcagcccgacgtaaagataagccagcaggagaaggagagaggtaaactgtacacacgaggcttctcccaaaattggtacaccaggaaggcttggctagctggatgcaatcatgctaatgcgttattttgctttccgtgtttgttattcaaaacggctgggacagataaggcatggatgagtcaggagttacagacatga
- the LOC129162947 gene encoding uncharacterized protein isoform X4, which produces MEKTLRDEDISKCKDDPLTQPHLRTFPVTLIEDRRRSFQPSWTRPAVQLLTRISKGRIGNVSNQRRRCFRTFQKHDGRWSYSQRIRWCSVELGRVVFGCDADVTWTPPYPFERRTMVEKLNVKELGPDQPDVKISQQEKERDKAWMSQELQT; this is translated from the exons atggaaaagacgctaagagacgaag atatcagcaagtgtaAGGATGACCCACTTACTCAGCctcatttgaggacatttccagtgacattaatagaagacagaagacgcagctttcagccaagctg gacgagaccagctgtccaattgctgacaagaatatcaaagggtaggattgggaatgtatccaatcagcgtcgacgttgtttcagaacgtttcagaagcatgatgggcgatggagctacagccaaaggattcgttggtgttcggtagaactcggcagagtcgtttttggttgtgacgcagatgtaacatggacgccgccg tatccgttcgagaggagaactatggtggaaaaacttaatgtcaaagagcttggaccagatcagcccgacgtaaagataagccagcaggagaaggagagag ataaggcatggatgagtcaggagttacagacatga